In the genome of Vespa crabro chromosome 17, iyVesCrab1.2, whole genome shotgun sequence, one region contains:
- the LOC124430076 gene encoding cytochrome P450 4C1-like isoform X3, protein MFNMINGIPGPKAFPIIGIIGNAHLFIGDTTALFKQILNLGNNCQLSYMDVFVNHSIALMEKLETFVGEELEVFDYVLRCTLNIIYDATLDTQINSLTNPDCKLTGSIKCLMDIAIQRVCKLWLHPNIIFYNITRGKKFHASLAYRDNITNKIIKEKMESMLRSKINRELTAEKLGQKRKILSDFLFELSHEGKVYTEEDTRDKMNTIMIAGSETSAIIISFVLLMFATFTEIQIQSGVH, encoded by the exons ATGTTTAACATGATCAACGGAATTCCTGGACCAAAAGCATTTCCAATAATTGGAATTATTGGAAATGCTCATCTGTTTATTGGCGACACAACAG CTCTATTCAAACAAATACTAAATCTTGGTAATAATtgtcaattatcatatatggACGTATTTGTTAATCATTCTATCGcattaatggaaaaattaGAAACTTTTGTTGGAGAAGAATTAGAAGTTTTTGATTATGTCCTTCGCTGTactttgaatataatatatg ATGCCACGCTGGATACGCAAATAAATTCGCTGACAAATCCGGATTGTAAATTAACTGGATCAATAAaatg TTTGATGGATATAGCAATACAAAGGGTCTGTAAATTATGGTTACAtccgaatataattttttataacattactagaggaaagaaatttcatgCCAGCTTGGCTTACCGGGATAACATAACAAACAAG ataatcaaagaaaaaatggaatcTATGTTAAGAAGTAAAATTAATCGAGAATTGACAGCGGAAAAATTAG GACAAAAACGGAAGATACTTTCCGATTTTTTATTCGAGTTATCGCACGAAGGAAAAGTATATACGGAGGAAGATACCCGCGATAAAATGAATACAATAATGATAGCT GGAAGCGAAACTTCAGCCATAATCATTAGCTTTGTCCTCTTAATGTTTGCTACATTCACGGAAATTCAA ATACAATCTGGAGTTCATTGA
- the LOC124430077 gene encoding cytochrome P450 4C1-like isoform X1, which produces MIIAVSRIYDLAAIKFYLLKKILKICILISGKRNFISFVLLMLFTFPDIQDKVYVEVNRIYCSDDPKCVPMTYNDIKSMKLLERVIKETLRLFPSGPVIARKVTQDIKVTKNWTIPKGCSAAFLIYKLHRSAKYWPQPLVFDPDRFLPGKICSTYFFPFSYGRRNCIGQHFAMLEMATVIATLIKRFRIKLDYPIEIAEIGLKISLTLKPAKPIGLKF; this is translated from the exons ATGATTATAGCTGTAAGTCGTATTTATGATTTAGctgcaataaaattttatttattaaagaaaattttaaaaatctgtATATTGATTTCAGGGAAGCGAAACTTCATTAGCTTTGTACTTTTAATGCTTTTTACATTTCCGGATATTCAA GACAAAGTATATGTGGAAGTAAATCGAATTTACTGCTCGGACGATCCGAAATGTGTTCCAATgacatataatgatattaaaagtatgAAACTTTTGGAACGTGTGATCAAGGAAACGTTACGTCTATTTCCTTCAGGTCCTGTCATCGCTCGGAAAGTAACGCAAGATATAAAAG ttACTAAAAATTGGACTATACCGAAAGGATGTTCAGCAGCATTTCTCATCTATAAACTACATAGAAGCGCAAAATATTGGCCACAGCCATTAGTATTCGATCCCGATAGGTTCCTACCGGGAAAGATTTGTTCTACatatttctttccatttaGTTACGGTCGAAGAAATTGCATAG gtCAACATTTCGCTATGCTAGAGATGGCAACAGTAATCGCTACACTGATAAAAAGATTTAGAATTAAACTAGATTATCCAATAGAAATTGCAGAAATAGGTTTAAAGATAAGCCTCACATTAAAACCGGCAAAACCAAtaggattaaaattttaa
- the LOC124430076 gene encoding cytochrome P450 4C1-like isoform X2, whose protein sequence is MFNMINGIPGPKAFPIIGIIGNAHLFIGDTTALFKQILNLGNNCQLSYMDVFVNHSIALMEKLETFVGEELEVFDYVLRCTLNIIYDATLDTQINSLTNPDCKLTGSIKCLMDIAIQRVCKLWLHPNIIFYNITRGKKFHASLAYRDNITNKIIKEKMESMLRSKINRELTAEKLGQKRKILSDFLFELSHEGKVYTEEDTRDKMNTIMIAGSETSAIIISFVLLMFATFTEIQLNHKYDLQL, encoded by the exons ATGTTTAACATGATCAACGGAATTCCTGGACCAAAAGCATTTCCAATAATTGGAATTATTGGAAATGCTCATCTGTTTATTGGCGACACAACAG CTCTATTCAAACAAATACTAAATCTTGGTAATAATtgtcaattatcatatatggACGTATTTGTTAATCATTCTATCGcattaatggaaaaattaGAAACTTTTGTTGGAGAAGAATTAGAAGTTTTTGATTATGTCCTTCGCTGTactttgaatataatatatg ATGCCACGCTGGATACGCAAATAAATTCGCTGACAAATCCGGATTGTAAATTAACTGGATCAATAAaatg TTTGATGGATATAGCAATACAAAGGGTCTGTAAATTATGGTTACAtccgaatataattttttataacattactagaggaaagaaatttcatgCCAGCTTGGCTTACCGGGATAACATAACAAACAAG ataatcaaagaaaaaatggaatcTATGTTAAGAAGTAAAATTAATCGAGAATTGACAGCGGAAAAATTAG GACAAAAACGGAAGATACTTTCCGATTTTTTATTCGAGTTATCGCACGAAGGAAAAGTATATACGGAGGAAGATACCCGCGATAAAATGAATACAATAATGATAGCT GGAAGCGAAACTTCAGCCATAATCATTAGCTTTGTCCTCTTAATGTTTGCTACATTCACGGAAATTCAA CTAAATCATAAATACGACTTACAGCTATAA
- the LOC124430076 gene encoding cytochrome P450 4C1-like isoform X5, which produces MFNMINGIPGPKAFPIIGIIGNAHLFIGDTTALFKQILNLGNNCQLSYMDVFVNHSIALMEKLETFVGEELEVFDYVLRCTLNIIYDATLDTQINSLTNPDCKLTGSIKCLMDIAIQRVCKLWLHPNIIFYNITRGKKFHASLAYRDNITNKIIKEKMESMLRSKINRELTAEKLGQKRKILSDFLFELSHEGKVYTEEDTRDKMNTIMIALNHKYDLQL; this is translated from the exons ATGTTTAACATGATCAACGGAATTCCTGGACCAAAAGCATTTCCAATAATTGGAATTATTGGAAATGCTCATCTGTTTATTGGCGACACAACAG CTCTATTCAAACAAATACTAAATCTTGGTAATAATtgtcaattatcatatatggACGTATTTGTTAATCATTCTATCGcattaatggaaaaattaGAAACTTTTGTTGGAGAAGAATTAGAAGTTTTTGATTATGTCCTTCGCTGTactttgaatataatatatg ATGCCACGCTGGATACGCAAATAAATTCGCTGACAAATCCGGATTGTAAATTAACTGGATCAATAAaatg TTTGATGGATATAGCAATACAAAGGGTCTGTAAATTATGGTTACAtccgaatataattttttataacattactagaggaaagaaatttcatgCCAGCTTGGCTTACCGGGATAACATAACAAACAAG ataatcaaagaaaaaatggaatcTATGTTAAGAAGTAAAATTAATCGAGAATTGACAGCGGAAAAATTAG GACAAAAACGGAAGATACTTTCCGATTTTTTATTCGAGTTATCGCACGAAGGAAAAGTATATACGGAGGAAGATACCCGCGATAAAATGAATACAATAATGATAGCT CTAAATCATAAATACGACTTACAGCTATAA
- the LOC124430076 gene encoding cytochrome P450 4C1-like isoform X6, with translation MFNMINGIPGPKAFPIIGIIGNAHLFIGDTTALFKQILNLGNNCQLSYMDVFVNHSIALMEKLETFVGEELEVFDYVLRCTLNIIYDATLDTQINSLTNPDCKLTGSIKCLMDIAIQRVCKLWLHPNIIFYNITRGKKFHASLAYRDNITNKIIKEKMESMLRSKINRELTAEKLGQKRKILSDFLFELSHEGKVYTEEDTRDKMNTIMIAIFKIFFNK, from the exons ATGTTTAACATGATCAACGGAATTCCTGGACCAAAAGCATTTCCAATAATTGGAATTATTGGAAATGCTCATCTGTTTATTGGCGACACAACAG CTCTATTCAAACAAATACTAAATCTTGGTAATAATtgtcaattatcatatatggACGTATTTGTTAATCATTCTATCGcattaatggaaaaattaGAAACTTTTGTTGGAGAAGAATTAGAAGTTTTTGATTATGTCCTTCGCTGTactttgaatataatatatg ATGCCACGCTGGATACGCAAATAAATTCGCTGACAAATCCGGATTGTAAATTAACTGGATCAATAAaatg TTTGATGGATATAGCAATACAAAGGGTCTGTAAATTATGGTTACAtccgaatataattttttataacattactagaggaaagaaatttcatgCCAGCTTGGCTTACCGGGATAACATAACAAACAAG ataatcaaagaaaaaatggaatcTATGTTAAGAAGTAAAATTAATCGAGAATTGACAGCGGAAAAATTAG GACAAAAACGGAAGATACTTTCCGATTTTTTATTCGAGTTATCGCACGAAGGAAAAGTATATACGGAGGAAGATACCCGCGATAAAATGAATACAATAATGATAGCT atttttaaaattttctttaataaataa
- the LOC124430077 gene encoding cytochrome P450 4C1-like isoform X3, whose product MLFTFPDIQDKVYVEVNRIYCSDDPKCVPMTYNDIKSMKLLERVIKETLRLFPSGPVIARKVTQDIKVTKNWTIPKGCSAAFLIYKLHRSAKYWPQPLVFDPDRFLPGKICSTYFFPFSYGRRNCIGQHFAMLEMATVIATLIKRFRIKLDYPIEIAEIGLKISLTLKPAKPIGLKF is encoded by the exons ATGCTTTTTACATTTCCGGATATTCAA GACAAAGTATATGTGGAAGTAAATCGAATTTACTGCTCGGACGATCCGAAATGTGTTCCAATgacatataatgatattaaaagtatgAAACTTTTGGAACGTGTGATCAAGGAAACGTTACGTCTATTTCCTTCAGGTCCTGTCATCGCTCGGAAAGTAACGCAAGATATAAAAG ttACTAAAAATTGGACTATACCGAAAGGATGTTCAGCAGCATTTCTCATCTATAAACTACATAGAAGCGCAAAATATTGGCCACAGCCATTAGTATTCGATCCCGATAGGTTCCTACCGGGAAAGATTTGTTCTACatatttctttccatttaGTTACGGTCGAAGAAATTGCATAG gtCAACATTTCGCTATGCTAGAGATGGCAACAGTAATCGCTACACTGATAAAAAGATTTAGAATTAAACTAGATTATCCAATAGAAATTGCAGAAATAGGTTTAAAGATAAGCCTCACATTAAAACCGGCAAAACCAAtaggattaaaattttaa
- the LOC124430077 gene encoding cytochrome P450 4C1-like isoform X2 yields MSSKSSITKDKVYVEVNRIYCSDDPKCVPMTYNDIKSMKLLERVIKETLRLFPSGPVIARKVTQDIKVTKNWTIPKGCSAAFLIYKLHRSAKYWPQPLVFDPDRFLPGKICSTYFFPFSYGRRNCIGQHFAMLEMATVIATLIKRFRIKLDYPIEIAEIGLKISLTLKPAKPIGLKF; encoded by the exons aTGTCTTCCAAATCTTCGATCACAAAGGACAAAGTATATGTGGAAGTAAATCGAATTTACTGCTCGGACGATCCGAAATGTGTTCCAATgacatataatgatattaaaagtatgAAACTTTTGGAACGTGTGATCAAGGAAACGTTACGTCTATTTCCTTCAGGTCCTGTCATCGCTCGGAAAGTAACGCAAGATATAAAAG ttACTAAAAATTGGACTATACCGAAAGGATGTTCAGCAGCATTTCTCATCTATAAACTACATAGAAGCGCAAAATATTGGCCACAGCCATTAGTATTCGATCCCGATAGGTTCCTACCGGGAAAGATTTGTTCTACatatttctttccatttaGTTACGGTCGAAGAAATTGCATAG gtCAACATTTCGCTATGCTAGAGATGGCAACAGTAATCGCTACACTGATAAAAAGATTTAGAATTAAACTAGATTATCCAATAGAAATTGCAGAAATAGGTTTAAAGATAAGCCTCACATTAAAACCGGCAAAACCAAtaggattaaaattttaa
- the LOC124430076 gene encoding cytochrome P450 4C1-like isoform X4 has protein sequence MFNMINGIPGPKAFPIIGIIGNAHLFIGDTTDATLDTQINSLTNPDCKLTGSIKCLMDIAIQRVCKLWLHPNIIFYNITRGKKFHASLAYRDNITNKIIKEKMESMLRSKINRELTAEKLGQKRKILSDFLFELSHEGKVYTEEDTRDKMNTIMIAGSETSAIIISFVLLMFATFTEIQVRIHNIFLIICHYVYNVNYIHINFLSCLQNLRSQRTKYMWK, from the exons ATGTTTAACATGATCAACGGAATTCCTGGACCAAAAGCATTTCCAATAATTGGAATTATTGGAAATGCTCATCTGTTTATTGGCGACACAACAG ATGCCACGCTGGATACGCAAATAAATTCGCTGACAAATCCGGATTGTAAATTAACTGGATCAATAAaatg TTTGATGGATATAGCAATACAAAGGGTCTGTAAATTATGGTTACAtccgaatataattttttataacattactagaggaaagaaatttcatgCCAGCTTGGCTTACCGGGATAACATAACAAACAAG ataatcaaagaaaaaatggaatcTATGTTAAGAAGTAAAATTAATCGAGAATTGACAGCGGAAAAATTAG GACAAAAACGGAAGATACTTTCCGATTTTTTATTCGAGTTATCGCACGAAGGAAAAGTATATACGGAGGAAGATACCCGCGATAAAATGAATACAATAATGATAGCT GGAAGCGAAACTTCAGCCATAATCATTAGCTTTGTCCTCTTAATGTTTGCTACATTCACGGAAATTCAAGTacgtatacataatattttcttaataatttgtcATTACGTATACAacgtaaattatattcatattaactTCTTATCATGTCTTCAAAATCTTCGATCACAAAGGACAAAGTATATGTGGAAGTAA
- the LOC124430076 gene encoding cytochrome P450 4C1-like isoform X1: MFNMINGIPGPKAFPIIGIIGNAHLFIGDTTALFKQILNLGNNCQLSYMDVFVNHSIALMEKLETFVGEELEVFDYVLRCTLNIIYDATLDTQINSLTNPDCKLTGSIKCLMDIAIQRVCKLWLHPNIIFYNITRGKKFHASLAYRDNITNKIIKEKMESMLRSKINRELTAEKLGQKRKILSDFLFELSHEGKVYTEEDTRDKMNTIMIAGSETSAIIISFVLLMFATFTEIQVRIHNIFLIICHYVYNVNYIHINFLSCLQNLRSQRTKYMWK; encoded by the exons ATGTTTAACATGATCAACGGAATTCCTGGACCAAAAGCATTTCCAATAATTGGAATTATTGGAAATGCTCATCTGTTTATTGGCGACACAACAG CTCTATTCAAACAAATACTAAATCTTGGTAATAATtgtcaattatcatatatggACGTATTTGTTAATCATTCTATCGcattaatggaaaaattaGAAACTTTTGTTGGAGAAGAATTAGAAGTTTTTGATTATGTCCTTCGCTGTactttgaatataatatatg ATGCCACGCTGGATACGCAAATAAATTCGCTGACAAATCCGGATTGTAAATTAACTGGATCAATAAaatg TTTGATGGATATAGCAATACAAAGGGTCTGTAAATTATGGTTACAtccgaatataattttttataacattactagaggaaagaaatttcatgCCAGCTTGGCTTACCGGGATAACATAACAAACAAG ataatcaaagaaaaaatggaatcTATGTTAAGAAGTAAAATTAATCGAGAATTGACAGCGGAAAAATTAG GACAAAAACGGAAGATACTTTCCGATTTTTTATTCGAGTTATCGCACGAAGGAAAAGTATATACGGAGGAAGATACCCGCGATAAAATGAATACAATAATGATAGCT GGAAGCGAAACTTCAGCCATAATCATTAGCTTTGTCCTCTTAATGTTTGCTACATTCACGGAAATTCAAGTacgtatacataatattttcttaataatttgtcATTACGTATACAacgtaaattatattcatattaactTCTTATCATGTCTTCAAAATCTTCGATCACAAAGGACAAAGTATATGTGGAAGTAA